The Phragmites australis chromosome 1, lpPhrAust1.1, whole genome shotgun sequence genomic interval CTAGATTTTTTTACAAGTCAAAGTCAAATGCATGTACCCACTCACACAAGACCACTAGATTATCATATCTAGGCCAAGTAGGAGGAACTAGCAAAGCAAATCACCGACAAAACTCTGCAATGATGAAATTAAAGAACCTTCTAATTGCTGTCCCTCTTGCACAAGTTGATAAGACCGTTTGCAAAATATGTACCATGCCCAATTTGGAAACAGGGATCGAGCAGCAGTTCAGGCGTACAAGGGGACAAGATATTTTCGGAGCGAGCACACCTACAGCCTAGTGTGCACTTCATTACTCCCTTTTCTTTTAAGGGAGTGCATTTCTTTACTCAACCAGTCCCCAGAAAAAGGAAGGGGGTGGGCCCACCACCTATTTTGTGCGAGTGATTGCTCAATCGGTCCATATCCGTTGTTGGGGTGCTGCTCGAGACGATTTGATCCGTCTGCAATCGGCTGTCGTCCTAAATCTATCGAATCCCGTCTTAGTTCTATTTGAATTTACCAGTTTCATCGATGTTAAATCATCTTCAgcagctatcttaaattttcatcttttaaaatactattacagcatccctatcactattacagtatcccttatttttttcatttccagcagctaccctattttctaccttctactcctctttttttttctccgagCCCGCTGTCAGCCTTTGTAAACAGTATTACTACAGTATTACTACAGTAACAGGCATTGTTTCCTTCCTCCTGCCCACCGGTAGTCTCTGTGAGCAGTGCTGCTACAGTACGTGAAAGTACCCGCAAATCACTGTAGCACCGAATTTGAAAAATACctcctctgctggagatggccttaggaTCTATGCTCGAGTTACCGGATTTCGTTTTGACGATCATTGATCTGTCTTCTTTATAGCCAGAAGATATACTGTACTATAAACCTAATATAATTTTCGTCCCACATCTAGTCGGGATGATTACTTAAAAAAAAGACGATTTGATCGGTCCATCCGCCCGGTCGCCTGGCTAACCGGTTACCTAATCCCGCCCGCGCCGGCTGCATTTGCACAGTTCTCCTACTCCAAGCCTCGCGCATGTAAGCACGCATCTTGTCACGACCAACCGAGGCGCCTTTCCGGTGCCGTTTCAGGCAGGCCGGCCACCGCCCCCGATCTCGCTGccccggcggccggcgacgatgTGACATGCATGCCTGCGCGCGCACGGGTTCTCATCGCGTACACAAGCCACATGCAGCTTCACGTGACGTATATaaatatacacacacacaccattTGAGAACGGATCGAGGAGTATTTTATCTTGTAGCAGGCTAATAGCTAGCATTAGCAGTGTACAGTCAGAGCTGATGATTCGACCACATTACCAACACGCACACAGTGCGAGCTGTAACTAGGAGGACAAGTGTCCAGGCCTATTCGTCGTCGCCAGAGACGCGCACGCAAACGGAATAACGGATCGAAGCAATATCCAGGCCCGGATCCTGCCTTCCTGGCCTCCCACTAGATTAGGCTGTTGGATTAGCTGCATTTTTTATGCTGATTACCAGTAGCTTTTCGCACAGTGGGATCACGCGTTGGTCCAAAAGGCGCGCACAGTTTGTATCACCTAAAATCTCGCGCGATGGCGACTCCACACGAGGCCGGATGCGGGGAAGGATCAGGAGCTCAACACTTGTCGCCCGCGCGACCTGGCAGGCACGCCTATATTAAACACCAGCAAGTGGAAACCTCCTTCTTACTCACTAGTTTAGTCGTGTCCCTAGCTCCTGTCACGCACGACGACGGCCATAATTAGTAAACCCCCGGCCCCTCCGCCAGCATCCCATCCATCCAAGCTAGGAGCGGCGGCACGGGTGCTTGCGATCGTGGTGGAGAGCATATCGATCGGCTGATCGATGGACGGCCTCCACACGGAGCTCGCGCTGGGGCTGATCGGGTGCGGCGGCGACCACCTCCAGACGGCGCCGTTCGTGGCCAAGACCTACCAGATGGTGTGCGAGCCGAGGACGGACGCGCTCGTGCGGTGGGGGAGGGACAACAACAGCTTCCTCGTCGTTGACCCCGCCGGCTTCTCGCAGGTCCTCCTCCCCTGCTTCTTCAAGCACACCAACTTCTCCAGTTTCGTGCGCCAGCTCAACACCTATGTACGTGAGATGCCAGGTCTCTTGCACGTGTACTGTACACTTACCTGGAGTCCTGGTTTAATGGCTGCTTTGCTTGATTGGCTTCTCGTGCAGGGGTTCCGGAAGGTGCACCCGGACCGGTGGGAGTTCGCGCACGAGTCGTTCCTGCGCGGCCAGACGCACCTGCTGCCGCGCATCGTGCGCCGCAAGAAGCGCGGCGAGGGAGGTGGTGCCTCCTGCTCCGCCTCCGGCGAGCAGTACGGCGGCGGTGAGGATcagcaggagggggaggaggagagggaggccctgctcgaggaggtgcagAGGCTGCGGCAGGAGCAAGCGGCCATCGGGGAGGACCTGGCGCAGATGAGCCGGCGCCTGCAGGCCACGGAGCGGCGGCCTGACCAACTCATGTCCTTCCTCGCCAGGCTCGCCGAGGACCCCGGTGGCATCACCGACCACCTCATCGAGAAGGCCGCCGAGAAGAAGCGCCGGCGAATGAACCTCCAGCAGCATCGTCCCACCGCCTCCCCACTCCCGCCGGCGCCACGGTCACCACCCCCGCCGCTGCTGGCCCTCGGCAGCGCGGCCATGAACTGCGACGACTGGCTAAGGGCGGAGCAGAAGCCAGAGATAGTACTCCCCTCCTCCTTCGATCCCACCGCTAGCTGCGGGGTGAAGCAGGTGGCGGACTTCGCGGGCGGCGCCGGTGCCGGTGCCACGGGCCTCGCTACTGGCGACAACAGCGCAGTGGAGACGCCCTTCCCGTTCTGCCTACTCGGACAGTGTTTCTTTTAACCTGATGAATCATGCACATGCACGTTCTACGAACTTGTACTTACTGATTCAGTTCTCCTACTCCTCAAGACATGCGATTCTGCAGCTGATTGTGTTCTGCTATGCAGTGAGCCAGTGATATCCCTGCATCGGTATGCCATCTGATCATTGTCTTGTCGCAAATATAAGTACAGATTATTACAGGGTACGGTGTGCAACCTTGGTCTGATCGATGATGGAGTTAATTGATGAATAACTAGTCTTTTGCATTTGTTGGTTAGACATAATAGTATGCTAGTTTCCccgcaaaaaaataaataaaaatagtatgctagttgtgctcttcttgtcctccaAGTTTGTAGGGTTTTTAAGGGAATGCTAAAGTAAGTTTTGCCGCACCCGGTGCATTATACTTTCATGCTTCCTAAGTTACAGGTGCCTAAAAACTTGATCGATGGGGGTGTGAACGCTCATCTTCTTTACCGAAAGATTTTCTTAGAGCGAGGTTGGTGGGCGGCAAGCTGTCCCGACAAGGAGGTGGGCATGGGGTGAGCGGCGGAGGATCGTCAAATAGGCTAGTGTCGGGTAGAGGAGGCAAAGTCACGGCCCAACGAAATCAGGTTAGTGTGATAGGGGCCACGGAGACGGCCAGAGGCGAATGAGACGGGGCGAACATGGCTGCAACCAGAGATAAAGAGAAGATGGGGGTACTGTGATGAGTTGCTATTGGTCCGGATGTCAGTTTTTATTATAATAATCCTAATATTTCTGTAGTTATGATGACAATTAAAGTAATTGGGATTTGGACGTTGATGGGGATGGAAGAAAATTGAAGACTCTTGAAGGCACGAGAGGGTGCGAATGCGATCGAAATTGGAGTACTCGACCGAATTTTCTCTAGCGCTCACTCCCCTGgttaatatatatacatacatactttGATAGGTAAGCAAAACAGAATATCACAAAATACTACTCCGAAAAAATATACAGAAATAACCCACCGAACATGTACAATATAGTAATAATTGCTATGTATTCATCTTCACAAAAGAAAATCAGGACTCGAACCATGCATGACTAGCAGCCAGAGAGAGCCAAGGGTACGGTACGGTGTCACATGAACCGTCTGCAGATTAATTACTTAGAAATATACTAACAGCTAGTAAATCATTAGTATCTCATGACAGTGACGGAGCCATAATTTCATCGTTGGTGTGTCTCGATACTCTAAACTTTCGAATCCAACATAAATgtataaaatttgctaaaagtaaaatataaatatattaagtATTTTCAACAAGGTAAATTCATAAAATAAGTTTAAAATTTGTGAAAACTAAGATAtaaattgagaaaccaagttaaaatgtatcttgatttatttgtgataagtatattggtatttatttaggTTGATAATTTTTGGTTTTGCataagctttgatgtgatttgaattgatttaggatttcatttgagtatattgattatagattaactggaattggagttggagatatgcgtTTGTTTCTCTTATGGTGTGCAGTTGATTGATGCAATTTGGCGGTCCacgacgggatgatcgggaccaaacggagtgcttggtgctggatgatTAAGTAGGCCgaacagagtcaagggtgattctagctgaacataTGGAGGTTAAGAAAAGCATGAAAAGCGGATGAAGAAGACGTGttaagtcaagcgaaggggatggcGATGCAAGGGACAAGACGACCGgagggattgggagcgggagaaacttgccagcggtcaggatcgcatgacggagtacacgcgtcgacatcgaagtgcttgcttaaggtgtaagcaaggtggtgaatcacgctttgagaagcgtgcagacggttttgcggtttggcttcaaaatcgtgggaggactggaggagtatgtggcaccatcatgaagcttgcatcgagacgaaactaagtcgtgaatgcaccgcggccgtccgatgaatggaaaagaaaatggaccaaaatacccttgatggtaggtagaagtgtactacaagaggggtattttgggaaaagctaggaaacttagggatcaagttttctagacctataaatggaggggtagggctatgaaaGAGTTTGTggagccacttgagcccccttatACCACCTATTtaagagcttagagctagggttttaagaaaagaaggatgagtgcttagcctatataataggtgagagttttgagaaataaatatttgtaatccgtctaaaatagggttgacctctttgagtaatgaagttatatttttgcatatgcttgaattcccctccttctagtttcgctctattggttcccttgcaagtttgtaaatTTTTCGATTTcgggttttgattttcgttttggatttttgggctgaaatttcagcacattgtgaggtcattattcttgttgctagaggcataaaattcgtatccacacgcttatgtgatgcggtattgaattctcttgcctctagacaatcaacttggagagtttcgttgctcggtgttcatcttttcttatttttttgcaagttgtgatctttcaagtggtaagacacatgaattgatcttaaataaaacATATAGTTTATATATCATCCGTGGAGTtatgttgcctcgattttctcttgttaaaatttctcttatttttgctttcgtttgagttttgaggtgcgttggataatccaaataggagaaggccatcgatttcgtaagaaatttgtgaaggcacctattcacccccccatTTAGTTGCCAATctcattcctacaattggtatcggagccggtttgatcacttgttgaccttaaccggttttgtgatccgtaggtgatatggagagaagtgggaagattccgctgtttgatagccgtgatttttcatactggaaggtgcgcatgtaggcttatctcttaagctaaGGAAGTGTAGAGTTAGTTGATTCCAATGTGCTGAAGAAGTTctacatgagcgatgcaaagtcATTGGCGAGatcgatggctacctcgaccgtgattgatccgaatgaagatggtgaggaggtggaccagtgggagtacaggagcatgatcggctccatcctgtacctgacggtgaCAAGATCCGACATCCACTTTTCCGTCTGCTTATGTTCTCATTTCccgacttcaccgaggacgtctcacggTTAAGCagtgaaacgcattctgaggtatctcaagcataCTCTTGAGTAtggcctttggttttctgcatcctcttcgctttcttttCCTGCCTTTTCGGATACGGATTTTGCTGATTATAGAATTGACAAGAAGAGTATCTCTGAtacttatcatttcttgggtacttctcttgtgtgttggtcttctcacaagCAATCTAGTGTTGtgtagtctactgctgaagctgaatatgtagttgctgctagctgttgctcacatattttgtggatggttgttACTTTAAggaattttgggttagattttagtagtgtgccacttttgtgtgacaacactagtgccataagcttagccaataaaccagttcaacactccggaactaaacacatagataCGATACCACTTTCTGAGAGatcataatgagaagggagacattgagttgagctacatagatacccaacactagctagccgatatctttaccaagaCTCTAGATGCATCAAGGTTTGCctttctaaggggagaacttggtgtgtgccatcccgatggtattgtgtgagggggagttgcctttgtacatactctatcttacttttgttgtatttgtattgtatagtatttttgtatttttgtaagataatcatgttaggaacctagataatcatgttaggagccttcacttatatgttttttgaattttcttgtactagttgtgaatttatgttaagtgtagtggatgtataacaatttgtgcaaacttAGGTTTTTATTGAAACATgacataaaatctgttgagcaagcttgtcttttaTATGAACTTAAAATCTGTTGAACAAGCTTGTCTTTTATATAAACTTGTCTCTACtccttgcaagtgctttatgatctatatgtgaagctttgtagacTTGTATTTTATTTGTACATCTTTTACGTAatcttgtatccttgatgtttgcattgtcaaagggggagaaaatatgcccaaaaatattatgcacaaatattcaacaaagggggagaaaattgcatttatctagaaatgaaagaaaaaaatggaatatgtgtaatcatcaaggaggagcatgtgttcttgggtttttaagtttttcttgctcttttgagatttttggcttgtctttgcctctcttaagACTTTTTCAACCTTTCTTATGctaagtgacatattttgctctttctcgagttcttggtcacttggatgagcttatcttaatttcttcaaaccaaaatctttgtgatttgagggttgtcaatacACTTATCAAGGGGGagtttgagaaaccaagttgaaatatgccttggtttacttgtgatgagtaattaatattggtatttatttggtttgatgatcttcaatttgcatgagcttgatgtgatttgaattgatttaggattttatttgagcatattgattatggactaactggaattggaattggagttggagatatgcgtttgcttatctcatggtgtgcaggtgatggatgcaacttagcggtcgatggcgggatgatcggggccaaacggagtgcttggtgttggacgatcaaggaggccaggcggagtcaagggtgattctagctgaacacttggaggtcaagtaaagcatgaaaGATAGATAGagacggtgtgttgataaagtcatgTGAatgggatgtcggtgcaagtgacaaggcggcccgagggatcgggagcgggagagacttaccggcggtgaggatcgcatgacggagtacacacgtTGACAttgaagcgcttgcttaaggtgtaagcaaggcggtgagtcacactttgagaagcgtgcaaacGATTTTAcattttggcctcaaaaccgtaggagCACTGTAGTAGTACGTGGTactatcgtgaagcttgcgtcgagacaaaGCTAAATTGTGAAGGCACCGCGACCTTCTAAtggatgaaaaagaaaatggaacaaaatgccctcggtgataggtaggagtCTACTACAAGAGGGTATTTTTAGAAAAAGCtaagaaacttaggggtcaaattttctagacctataaatagaggggtagggctatgagagagtttgaaccagccacttgagccccttgtgccacatatttgagagcttagagctaagATTTTAGAGCAGAGAAGgatgagtacttagcctatgtaatatgtgagagttttgagagataaaaatctttataatttgtctaaaatagggttgatctttttgagtaatgaaatttatgtttttgcatatatttgaattcccctccttctagttttacTCTATtagtttccttgcaagtttacaagtttttcagtttcccgttttgatttttgttttggatttttagactgaaatttcagcaccttgtgaggtcatgaTTCATGTTGCTAGAGATATATAATTagtatacacacgcttatgtgatgagaTCTTGAATTCCCATAcctctagataatcaatttggagagttttattgctcagtgttcatctttttttgttgctttgtaagttatgatctttcgagtgctaagacacataattttaaatggaacctataaTTCATATACTCGCCCATC includes:
- the LOC133916196 gene encoding heat stress transcription factor C-1a-like isoform X2, which gives rise to MDGLHTELALGLIGCGGDHLQTAPFVAKTYQMVCEPRTDALVRWGRDNNSFLVVDPAGFSQGFRKVHPDRWEFAHESFLRGQTHLLPRIVRRKKRGEGGGASCSASGEQYGGGEDQQEGEEEREALLEEVQRLRQEQAAIGEDLAQMSRRLQATERRPDQLMSFLARLAEDPGGITDHLIEKAAEKKRRRMNLQQHRPTASPLPPAPRSPPPPLLALGSAAMNCDDWLRAEQKPEIVLPSSFDPTASCGVKQVADFAGGAGAGATGLATGDNSAVETPFPFCLLGQCFF
- the LOC133916196 gene encoding heat stress transcription factor C-1a-like isoform X1, with the protein product MDGLHTELALGLIGCGGDHLQTAPFVAKTYQMVCEPRTDALVRWGRDNNSFLVVDPAGFSQVLLPCFFKHTNFSSFVRQLNTYGFRKVHPDRWEFAHESFLRGQTHLLPRIVRRKKRGEGGGASCSASGEQYGGGEDQQEGEEEREALLEEVQRLRQEQAAIGEDLAQMSRRLQATERRPDQLMSFLARLAEDPGGITDHLIEKAAEKKRRRMNLQQHRPTASPLPPAPRSPPPPLLALGSAAMNCDDWLRAEQKPEIVLPSSFDPTASCGVKQVADFAGGAGAGATGLATGDNSAVETPFPFCLLGQCFF